A part of Chitinimonas koreensis genomic DNA contains:
- the bioH gene encoding pimeloyl-ACP methyl ester esterase BioH — translation MSLYLETLGHGDDVVLIHGWGIHGAVWQRTAERLAERYCVHIVDLPGCGDSAMLQPYTLESLADALDAAFPLPVHVIGWSLGGAVGAQWALRRPDQLRSLTLCASSPCFMQRADWLHATPPDTLAAFAHSLADDYAATIDMFLGLQVMGSRDGRSVLRALKDALASRPAPGPAALMAGLDLLREADLRGEVPAIGCPVLLQYGDRDRMTPPEAGRWLAAATGGELVLHAGAGHAPFISHEDAFVAAQRAFLDRL, via the coding sequence ATGAGTCTCTACCTCGAAACCCTGGGCCACGGCGACGACGTGGTGCTGATCCACGGCTGGGGCATCCACGGCGCGGTCTGGCAGCGCACCGCCGAGCGGCTGGCCGAGCGCTACTGCGTGCATATCGTCGATCTGCCCGGCTGCGGCGACAGCGCGATGCTGCAGCCCTATACGCTGGAGTCGCTGGCCGACGCGCTCGACGCGGCCTTCCCGCTGCCGGTCCACGTGATCGGCTGGTCGCTCGGCGGCGCGGTCGGCGCGCAATGGGCGCTGCGCCGGCCCGACCAGCTGCGTTCGCTCACGCTGTGCGCTTCCTCGCCCTGCTTCATGCAGCGGGCGGACTGGCTGCACGCCACGCCGCCGGACACCCTGGCCGCCTTCGCCCATAGCCTGGCCGACGATTACGCGGCCACCATCGACATGTTCCTCGGCCTGCAGGTGATGGGCAGCCGCGACGGCCGCAGCGTGCTGCGCGCGCTCAAGGACGCGCTGGCCAGCCGGCCGGCGCCGGGGCCGGCGGCGCTGATGGCCGGGCTCGATCTGCTGCGCGAGGCCGATCTGCGCGGCGAGGTGCCCGCCATCGGCTGCCCGGTGCTGCTGCAATACGGCGACCGCGACCGCATGACCCCGCCGGAGGCGGGCCGCTGGCTGGCCGCGGCGACCGGCGGCGAGCTGGTGCTGCATGCCGGTGCCGGCCACGCGCCGTTCATCTCGCACGAGGACGCCTTCGTCGCGGCACAGCGCGCCTTCCTCGACCGGCTCTAG
- a CDS encoding NAD(P)H-dependent glycerol-3-phosphate dehydrogenase produces the protein MKLTVLGAGAWGTALAMSFARHHAVTLWARDEAQAKAMAEQRENARYLAGLRFPDGLAVTADLAAATAEAELILVVTPTAGLRPSLRALSQLGRRAPVLWACKGLEADTLLPAHEVAAAELPAEVQRGILTGPSFAFEVASGLPAALTLAAEDEAFAQSMAAALHSSRLRVYSSTDVIGAEIGGAVKNIMAIAAGVADGLKLGHNARAALITRGLAEITRFGIALGAHPETLMGLSGLGDLILTCTGDLSRNRKVGLLLAQGKPLAEIIENLGHVAEGVNTARAVQAQAARFSVDMPITEAVCDMLFEGLPAAEAIAGLMGRGSKQEAA, from the coding sequence ATGAAGCTGACGGTATTGGGCGCCGGCGCCTGGGGCACCGCGCTGGCGATGAGCTTCGCCCGCCACCATGCGGTGACCTTGTGGGCGCGCGACGAGGCACAGGCGAAGGCGATGGCCGAGCAGCGCGAGAACGCGCGCTACCTGGCCGGCCTGCGTTTCCCCGATGGCCTCGCGGTCACCGCCGACCTGGCCGCCGCGACCGCGGAGGCCGAGCTGATCCTGGTGGTGACACCGACCGCGGGCCTGCGGCCCAGCCTGCGAGCGCTGAGCCAGCTCGGTCGGCGGGCGCCGGTGCTGTGGGCCTGCAAGGGCCTCGAGGCCGATACCCTGCTGCCGGCCCACGAAGTGGCGGCCGCCGAACTGCCCGCCGAGGTGCAGCGCGGCATCCTGACCGGGCCGAGCTTCGCCTTCGAAGTCGCCTCCGGTCTGCCGGCGGCGCTGACCCTGGCGGCCGAGGACGAGGCGTTCGCCCAGTCGATGGCGGCGGCGCTGCATTCGTCGCGGCTGCGCGTCTATTCGAGCACCGACGTGATCGGCGCCGAGATCGGCGGCGCGGTGAAGAACATCATGGCCATCGCCGCCGGGGTGGCCGACGGCCTCAAGCTGGGCCACAACGCGCGCGCGGCGCTGATCACGCGCGGGCTGGCCGAGATCACCCGCTTCGGCATCGCGCTCGGCGCTCATCCCGAGACCCTGATGGGGCTGTCGGGCCTGGGCGACCTGATCCTGACCTGCACCGGCGACCTGTCGCGCAACCGCAAGGTCGGCCTGCTGCTGGCGCAGGGCAAGCCGCTGGCCGAGATCATCGAGAACCTGGGCCACGTCGCCGAGGGCGTGAACACCGCGCGCGCGGTGCAGGCGCAGGCGGCGCGCTTCAGCGTCGACATGCCGATCACCGAGGCGGTGTGCGACATGCTGTTCGAAGGCCTGCCGGCGGCCGAGGCGATCGCCGGCCTGATGGGACGCGGGTCGAAGCAGGAAGCAGCCTGA
- a CDS encoding SH3 domain-containing protein, which produces MAAGLFGLAALSASALEFRAVAEHGVLFYDAPNAQGKKLFAASKGMPVEVLVDNKDWLRVRDQSGALAWVEKKSLTTRRSVVVSVSKAAVHAAADAKSPVLFMAEKSVVFDWLDTGKAGWAKVKHRDGAVGYLRIEEVWGL; this is translated from the coding sequence TTGGCGGCCGGCCTCTTCGGCCTGGCCGCGCTGTCCGCGTCCGCCCTGGAATTCCGCGCCGTGGCCGAACACGGCGTGTTGTTCTACGACGCGCCGAACGCACAGGGCAAGAAGCTGTTCGCCGCCAGCAAGGGCATGCCGGTAGAGGTACTGGTCGACAACAAGGACTGGCTGCGCGTGCGCGACCAGTCCGGCGCCCTGGCCTGGGTCGAGAAGAAGTCGCTCACCACCCGCCGCAGCGTGGTGGTGTCGGTCTCGAAGGCCGCGGTGCATGCCGCCGCCGACGCCAAGTCGCCGGTGCTGTTCATGGCCGAGAAGAGCGTGGTGTTCGACTGGCTCGATACCGGCAAGGCAGGCTGGGCCAAGGTGAAGCATCGCGACGGCGCGGTCGGCTATCTGCGCATCGAAGAGGTGTGGGGACTATGA
- the secB gene encoding protein-export chaperone SecB, which produces MSDQQEQPIFSIEKLFVKDLSLEVPHAPQIYLEAQQPEVEMQLHTQSQQLDEGFYENVLTVTVTAKIGEKTVFLAEAAQGGIFQIRNVPADDLEPILGMACPNILFPYVREVISDLVTRAGFPPVILSPINFEQLFMQRQAQGASQDAPATVQ; this is translated from the coding sequence ATGAGCGATCAGCAAGAACAACCCATCTTCTCGATCGAAAAACTGTTCGTCAAAGACCTGTCGCTCGAAGTGCCGCATGCGCCGCAGATCTACCTCGAGGCCCAGCAGCCCGAAGTGGAGATGCAGCTGCATACCCAGAGCCAGCAGCTCGACGAAGGCTTCTACGAGAATGTGCTGACCGTCACCGTGACCGCCAAGATCGGCGAGAAGACGGTGTTCCTGGCCGAAGCGGCTCAAGGCGGCATCTTCCAGATCCGCAATGTGCCGGCCGACGACCTCGAGCCGATCCTCGGCATGGCCTGCCCCAACATCCTGTTCCCCTATGTGCGCGAAGTGATCTCCGACCTGGTGACGCGCGCCGGCTTCCCGCCGGTGATCCTGTCGCCGATCAATTTCGAGCAGCTGTTCATGCAGCGCCAGGCTCAGGGCGCCAGCCAAGATGCGCCGGCCACCGTTCAGTAA
- the grxC gene encoding glutaredoxin 3: MPKITMYSTGVCPYCIRAEQLLTHKGVEAIDKIRIDLDPVRREEMMTRTGRRTVPQIYIDDFHVGGYDDLAALDRAGKLDPLLGR, from the coding sequence ATGCCCAAGATCACGATGTACAGCACGGGGGTCTGCCCGTACTGCATCCGCGCCGAACAACTGCTGACCCACAAGGGGGTCGAAGCGATCGACAAGATCCGCATCGATCTCGACCCGGTCCGCCGCGAGGAGATGATGACGCGCACCGGCCGCCGCACCGTGCCGCAGATCTATATCGACGACTTCCATGTCGGCGGCTACGACGACCTGGCCGCGCTCGACCGCGCCGGCAAACTCGATCCGCTGCTGGGCCGCTAG
- a CDS encoding ferritin, which yields MLYPELFASLEKARWSMQDDIPWHAFAAEQLSDEQAQTIKLNAITEWSALPATEMFLRDNRDDSDFSAFMSVWFYEEQKHALVLMEYLRRFRPDLAPTEQELHAVRFEFDPAPVLETLMLHFCGEVRLTQWYRRASEWHTEPVIKHIYKTLSQDEARHGGAYLKYMRRAVEKVGDEAKLAFAKIGILMASSGKSGKPLHPTNLHVNQGLFPNDTIQSRLPDPSWLERWLDHQIHFDRDWEARVVGGILRNLSSLFDRTFETVSQLNLYRKELQRQLAARSGEGLAPS from the coding sequence ATGCTGTATCCCGAGTTGTTTGCATCGCTGGAGAAGGCTCGCTGGAGCATGCAGGACGATATTCCCTGGCATGCCTTCGCCGCCGAGCAGTTGAGCGACGAGCAAGCGCAGACCATCAAGCTCAACGCGATCACCGAATGGTCGGCGCTGCCGGCCACCGAGATGTTCCTGCGCGACAACCGCGACGACAGTGACTTCTCGGCCTTCATGTCGGTCTGGTTCTACGAAGAGCAGAAGCACGCCCTGGTGCTGATGGAATACCTGCGCCGCTTCCGTCCCGATCTGGCGCCGACCGAGCAAGAGCTGCACGCTGTGCGCTTCGAGTTCGATCCCGCGCCGGTGCTCGAGACGCTGATGCTGCATTTCTGCGGCGAAGTGCGACTGACCCAGTGGTACCGCCGCGCCTCGGAATGGCATACCGAGCCGGTGATCAAGCACATCTACAAGACCCTGTCGCAGGACGAGGCGCGCCACGGTGGCGCCTATCTCAAGTACATGCGGCGCGCGGTGGAGAAAGTCGGCGACGAGGCCAAGCTGGCCTTCGCCAAGATCGGCATCCTGATGGCCTCGAGCGGGAAATCGGGCAAGCCGCTGCATCCGACCAATCTGCACGTGAACCAGGGCCTGTTCCCCAACGACACCATCCAGAGCCGGCTGCCGGATCCGAGCTGGCTCGAGCGCTGGCTCGATCACCAGATCCACTTCGATCGGGACTGGGAAGCGCGTGTCGTTGGCGGTATCCTGCGCAACCTGTCGAGCCTGTTCGACCGTACCTTCGAAACCGTCAGTCAGCTCAATCTCTATCGCAAGGAACTGCAGCGGCAACTGGCTGCGCGCAGCGGAGAAGGGCTGGCGCCGAGCTGA
- the rfaE2 gene encoding D-glycero-beta-D-manno-heptose 1-phosphate adenylyltransferase, with the protein MPSYSLPDFESKICPPAELAERIAALPRPLVFTNGCFDILHRGHVTYLAQARALGAAMVVALNTDDSVRRQGKGDDRPINPLTHRAAVMAALSAVDLVTWFDADTPYELIMAIQPDVLVKGGDWSIDKIVGSTEVLARGGQVHSIPFLFDTSTTATLRKIRASE; encoded by the coding sequence ATGCCCTCCTATTCCCTGCCCGACTTCGAATCCAAGATCTGTCCGCCGGCCGAGCTGGCCGAACGTATCGCCGCCCTGCCGCGCCCGCTGGTGTTCACCAACGGCTGCTTCGACATCCTGCACCGCGGCCACGTCACCTATCTGGCCCAGGCGCGTGCGCTCGGCGCGGCGATGGTGGTCGCGCTCAATACCGACGACTCGGTGCGGCGCCAGGGCAAGGGCGACGACAGGCCGATCAATCCGCTCACGCATCGCGCCGCCGTGATGGCGGCCTTGTCGGCGGTCGATCTGGTGACCTGGTTCGATGCCGACACGCCGTATGAACTGATCATGGCGATCCAGCCGGACGTGCTGGTCAAGGGCGGCGACTGGAGTATCGACAAGATCGTCGGCAGCACCGAAGTATTGGCTCGCGGCGGCCAGGTCCATTCGATCCCCTTCCTGTTCGACACCTCGACCACGGCGACCCTGCGCAAGATTCGCGCGTCGGAGTAA
- a CDS encoding mechanosensitive ion channel family protein, producing MTASMRPTPLYDFLDEFQQLGPTQPALLMQIAVLLGCGILAWLLSRALRPKLREAGSTHWRFSSEGIARVLFPLMFWLSVEVATVLWRTGHNIALLRLAASLLSAMVLARTVVYLLQEVFIQSEWVKRALLPVALLIWLLFALHITGVLPELQALLDGLAFNLGKQRVSVLTVINGLLSVMVTLLLAMWLGRLFEQRVMAAKTLDLSLRVVITKIVRTVLVVLGVMVALPLVGIDLTVLSVFGGALGVGLGFGLQKIASNYVSGFIILLDGSIRIGDLVSIDNRRGLITRITARYVVLKMGDGGEAIIPNEALITSTVLNLSHSDTLFRIPMPVQVAYGTDLEQAMALLVAATEGEPRILAEPPARAFVKGFGESGIDLELAFWIADASEGTLGLTSSLNLKIWKAFEAHGIEIPYPQRDLRIVSPADRPPLDGNQTSSAR from the coding sequence ATGACTGCCAGCATGCGGCCGACGCCGCTCTACGACTTCCTCGACGAATTCCAGCAACTGGGGCCGACCCAGCCCGCGCTGCTGATGCAGATCGCGGTCCTCCTGGGCTGCGGCATCCTGGCCTGGCTGCTCAGCCGCGCCCTGCGGCCCAAATTGCGCGAGGCCGGCAGCACGCATTGGCGCTTCAGTTCCGAAGGCATCGCCCGGGTGCTGTTCCCGCTGATGTTCTGGCTATCGGTCGAAGTGGCCACGGTGCTGTGGCGGACCGGGCACAACATCGCCCTGCTGCGGCTTGCGGCCAGCCTGCTGTCGGCCATGGTCCTGGCGCGCACGGTGGTCTACCTGCTGCAGGAGGTGTTCATCCAGTCCGAATGGGTGAAGCGCGCGCTCCTGCCGGTCGCCCTGCTGATCTGGCTGCTGTTCGCGCTGCACATCACCGGCGTGCTGCCCGAGCTGCAGGCCCTGCTCGACGGCCTCGCCTTCAACCTGGGCAAGCAGCGCGTCTCGGTGCTGACGGTCATCAACGGCCTGTTGTCGGTGATGGTCACGCTGCTCCTGGCGATGTGGCTGGGCCGCCTGTTCGAGCAGCGCGTGATGGCGGCCAAGACGCTGGACCTGAGCCTGCGGGTCGTGATCACCAAGATCGTGCGGACGGTGCTGGTGGTGCTCGGCGTGATGGTCGCACTGCCGCTGGTCGGGATCGACCTGACCGTGCTGTCGGTATTCGGCGGCGCGCTCGGTGTCGGCCTCGGCTTCGGCCTCCAGAAGATCGCCAGTAACTACGTATCGGGCTTCATCATCCTGCTCGACGGTTCGATCCGCATCGGCGACCTGGTCAGCATCGACAATCGGCGAGGCCTGATCACCCGCATCACTGCGCGCTACGTGGTGCTCAAGATGGGCGACGGCGGCGAGGCGATCATTCCGAACGAGGCCTTGATCACGTCGACGGTGCTGAACCTGTCGCACTCGGACACGCTGTTCCGCATCCCGATGCCGGTGCAGGTGGCCTACGGCACCGACCTCGAGCAGGCGATGGCGCTCCTGGTGGCGGCCACCGAGGGCGAGCCGCGCATCCTGGCCGAGCCGCCTGCGCGCGCCTTCGTGAAGGGTTTCGGCGAAAGCGGCATCGACCTGGAGCTGGCCTTCTGGATCGCCGATGCCAGCGAAGGAACCTTGGGCCTTACCTCGAGCCTCAATCTGAAAATATGGAAGGCATTCGAAGCGCACGGGATTGAAATTCCCTACCCCCAGCGCGATCTTCGAATCGTCTCTCCGGCCGATCGACCGCCGCTTGACGGTAATCAAACTTCGAGCGCGCGCTAG
- a CDS encoding DesA family fatty acid desaturase yields MLSWLNGLIDLPWWGYIVVALVLTHITIASVTIFLHRHQAHRALDLHPIPSHFFRFWLWLTTGMVTKEWAAIHRKHHAKCETAEDPHSPQVLGIKKVLLEGSELYRAESKNAETLEKFGHGTPDDWIERNLYTKHSVWGVTLMAIIDLLLFGANGIWMWAVQMIWIPVTAAGIINGIGHFWGYRNFENEDASRNIVPWGILIGGEELHNNHHTFGTSAKLSNKWWEFDIGWFYIRTLETLSLAKVRRVAPTVRAVSPKPQVDFDTLQAIIANRYEIAAAYARQFKATVAAEIDGLRARAPHLPHVQVNPTRAMKRWLKQDRKDTPQHEQVRLDALLAESKVLETVYRMRQELTSLWERSSSSKEQLLKQLQDWCARAETSGIESLREFSLRLRGVALA; encoded by the coding sequence ATGCTCTCCTGGCTCAACGGCCTGATCGATCTGCCCTGGTGGGGTTATATCGTCGTCGCGCTGGTGCTCACCCACATCACCATCGCCTCGGTGACGATCTTCCTGCACCGCCACCAAGCGCACCGCGCGCTGGACCTGCACCCGATCCCGAGTCACTTCTTCCGCTTCTGGCTGTGGCTGACCACCGGCATGGTGACCAAGGAGTGGGCGGCGATCCACCGCAAGCACCACGCCAAGTGCGAGACCGCCGAAGATCCGCACAGCCCGCAGGTGCTCGGCATCAAGAAGGTGCTGCTCGAAGGCTCGGAGCTGTACCGCGCCGAGTCGAAGAACGCCGAGACGCTGGAGAAGTTCGGCCACGGCACGCCGGACGACTGGATCGAACGCAACCTCTACACCAAGCACAGCGTGTGGGGCGTGACCCTGATGGCCATCATCGACCTGCTGCTGTTCGGTGCCAACGGCATCTGGATGTGGGCGGTGCAGATGATCTGGATCCCGGTCACCGCGGCCGGCATCATCAACGGCATCGGCCACTTCTGGGGCTACCGCAATTTCGAGAACGAGGACGCGTCGCGCAACATCGTGCCGTGGGGCATCCTGATCGGCGGCGAAGAGCTGCACAACAATCACCACACCTTCGGCACCTCGGCCAAGCTGTCCAACAAGTGGTGGGAATTCGACATCGGCTGGTTCTACATCCGCACGCTCGAAACGCTGAGCCTGGCCAAGGTGCGCCGCGTCGCGCCGACCGTGCGCGCGGTATCGCCCAAGCCGCAGGTCGACTTCGACACGCTGCAGGCCATCATCGCCAACCGCTACGAGATCGCCGCCGCCTATGCGCGCCAGTTCAAGGCCACGGTGGCGGCCGAGATCGACGGTCTGCGTGCCCGCGCGCCGCATCTGCCGCACGTCCAGGTCAACCCGACCCGCGCGATGAAGCGCTGGCTCAAGCAGGATCGCAAGGACACGCCGCAGCACGAGCAGGTGCGCCTCGATGCGCTGCTGGCCGAATCCAAGGTGCTCGAGACCGTCTACCGCATGCGCCAGGAACTGACCTCGCTGTGGGAGCGTTCGTCGTCGTCCAAGGAACAGCTGCTCAAGCAGCTGCAGGACTGGTGCGCGCGCGCCGAAACCAGCGGCATCGAATCGCTGCGCGAGTTTTCGCTGCGTCTGCGCGGCGTCGCGCTGGCATAA
- a CDS encoding RidA family protein, which yields MSIQRYHVGPRLSEIVVHNNTVYLAGQVAEASLKQGAKEQTVEILGMIDRLLGEVGSDKTKILTAQIWLADINDYDAMNEAWSAWVPQGNTPARATVESRLASPEYRVEIKIVAAL from the coding sequence ATGTCCATTCAGCGTTACCACGTCGGCCCGCGCCTGTCCGAGATCGTCGTCCACAACAACACCGTCTACCTGGCCGGCCAGGTCGCCGAAGCCAGCCTCAAGCAGGGCGCCAAGGAACAGACGGTCGAGATCCTCGGCATGATCGACCGCCTGCTCGGCGAAGTCGGCAGCGACAAGACCAAGATCCTGACCGCCCAGATCTGGCTGGCCGACATCAACGACTACGACGCGATGAACGAAGCCTGGTCCGCCTGGGTGCCGCAGGGCAACACGCCGGCGCGTGCCACGGTGGAATCGCGGCTGGCCTCGCCCGAGTATCGTGTCGAGATCAAGATCGTCGCCGCGCTCTAA
- a CDS encoding MarC family protein → MESSSFISATVLLILVTDPLGNIPLFIGLLRQVDPARRRRIIIREVFLAFAILLFFLFFGSKVLEVMHLTETSLGIAGGVILFLIALKMIFPHPEGAFAHQVKGEPFLVPLAIPFIAGPSAIATVLLLVSREPHRMWEWIGALTVAMLVSAVVLGFAEKIANFLGEQVTMAFERLMGLILTAIAIEMLLAGIETFVRQLGTH, encoded by the coding sequence ATGGAATCCTCATCCTTCATCTCCGCCACCGTCCTCCTGATCCTGGTCACCGATCCGCTCGGCAACATCCCGCTGTTCATCGGCCTGTTGCGTCAGGTCGATCCGGCGCGGCGGCGGCGCATCATCATCCGCGAGGTCTTCCTCGCCTTCGCCATCCTGCTGTTCTTCCTGTTCTTCGGCAGCAAGGTGCTCGAGGTGATGCACCTGACCGAGACCTCGCTCGGCATCGCCGGCGGCGTGATCCTGTTCCTGATCGCGCTGAAGATGATCTTCCCGCACCCTGAAGGCGCCTTCGCCCACCAAGTCAAGGGCGAGCCCTTCCTGGTGCCGCTGGCGATTCCCTTCATCGCCGGCCCGTCGGCCATCGCGACGGTGCTGCTGCTGGTCAGCCGCGAGCCGCACCGCATGTGGGAGTGGATCGGCGCGCTGACGGTGGCCATGCTGGTCTCGGCCGTGGTGCTCGGCTTCGCCGAGAAGATCGCCAACTTCCTCGGCGAGCAGGTCACCATGGCGTTCGAGCGCCTGATGGGCCTGATCCTGACCGCTATCGCGATCGAGATGCTGCTGGCCGGCATCGAGACTTTCGTGCGCCAGTTGGGGACGCACTGA
- a CDS encoding substrate-binding periplasmic protein, with amino-acid sequence MRRLQSVLLLVCLAAVPGRADTLKLVTDPWCPFACQPDSDRPGYMIELARAVFEPLGHKVDYEVQPFARAEQSVASGQASGFVGVLRLPKRASWFFPAEPQGEARVCFYTKAGASWSYDGIASLVGQRIGTVHAYNYGDEVEAALKQSGARLDPVAGEDALRLNLDKLRAERITALVEYEPVLDWTLRLPGSQRPRQAGCAARADTLYIAFSPKDPKSADYARQLSDGVAAMRRDGRLRTLLARYGLKDWR; translated from the coding sequence ATGCGCCGCCTGCAGTCCGTCCTGCTGCTCGTGTGTCTCGCCGCCGTGCCTGGCCGGGCCGACACGCTCAAGCTGGTGACCGACCCGTGGTGCCCGTTCGCCTGCCAGCCCGACAGCGACCGGCCCGGCTACATGATCGAGCTGGCGCGCGCGGTGTTCGAGCCGCTGGGCCACAAGGTCGACTACGAGGTGCAGCCGTTCGCTCGCGCCGAGCAGTCGGTCGCCAGCGGCCAGGCCAGCGGCTTCGTCGGTGTGCTGCGGCTGCCCAAGCGCGCCAGCTGGTTCTTCCCGGCCGAGCCGCAGGGCGAGGCGCGGGTCTGCTTCTACACCAAGGCCGGCGCCAGCTGGAGCTACGACGGCATAGCCAGCCTGGTCGGCCAGCGCATCGGCACGGTGCATGCCTACAACTACGGCGACGAAGTCGAGGCCGCGCTCAAGCAGAGCGGCGCCCGGCTCGACCCGGTGGCCGGCGAGGACGCGCTGCGGCTCAATCTCGACAAGCTGCGCGCCGAACGCATCACCGCGCTGGTCGAATACGAGCCGGTGCTCGACTGGACGCTGCGGCTGCCCGGTTCGCAGCGGCCGCGCCAGGCCGGCTGCGCCGCGCGCGCCGATACGCTCTACATCGCCTTTTCGCCGAAGGATCCGAAATCGGCCGACTATGCGCGGCAGTTGTCGGACGGCGTGGCCGCCATGCGCCGTGACGGCCGGTTGCGCACGCTGCTGGCGCGCTATGGTCTGAAAGACTGGCGCTGA
- the rpiA gene encoding ribose-5-phosphate isomerase RpiA yields the protein MTLDEMKRAAARAAIAYVPDNCIVGVGTGSTANHFIDALAEIKGRIDGAVASSEASAARLKSHGIPVYDLNAIDRLPVYVDGADEINHYLHAIKGGGAALTREKIVAAVAEQFVCIADYTKRVETLGRFPLPVEVIPMARSHVARELVQLGGRPVYREGVLTDNGNVILDVHGMSIVEPGKLEGEINQIVGVVTNGLFARRRADVLLLGTEHGVETYR from the coding sequence ATGACCCTCGACGAGATGAAGCGCGCCGCCGCCCGCGCCGCCATTGCCTACGTTCCCGACAACTGCATCGTGGGGGTCGGTACCGGTTCCACCGCCAACCATTTCATCGACGCGCTGGCCGAGATCAAGGGACGCATCGACGGCGCCGTCGCCAGCTCCGAGGCATCCGCCGCGCGGCTCAAGTCGCACGGCATCCCGGTCTACGACCTCAATGCGATCGACCGGCTGCCGGTCTACGTCGACGGCGCCGACGAGATCAACCACTACCTGCACGCCATCAAGGGCGGCGGCGCCGCGCTGACGCGCGAGAAGATCGTCGCGGCGGTGGCCGAACAGTTCGTCTGCATCGCCGACTACACCAAGCGGGTCGAGACGCTCGGCCGCTTCCCGCTGCCGGTCGAGGTGATCCCGATGGCGCGCAGCCACGTCGCGCGCGAACTGGTGCAGCTGGGCGGCCGGCCGGTCTACCGCGAAGGCGTGCTGACCGACAACGGCAACGTGATCCTCGACGTGCACGGCATGAGCATCGTCGAGCCGGGCAAGCTCGAGGGCGAGATCAACCAGATCGTCGGCGTGGTCACCAACGGCCTGTTCGCGCGCCGCCGCGCCGACGTGCTGCTGCTGGGCACCGAGCACGGCGTCGAGACCTATCGCTAG
- the phoU gene encoding phosphate signaling complex protein PhoU, producing the protein MSEHISKQFDTELESVRGKILGMAGMVEEQFRDAMKALEGGDVDLIAKVLQTENQVNALHVEIDDDCMHIIARRQPAASDLRMVLTVIKVVNDLERIGDKAAKIANRAKLIYAGGRVNVPRMSDLGYQSGIALNMLRTALDGFARLDPTVAGQVAREDLRLDEEFKAIQRQLITYMMEDPRTITLALEIIEIAKAIERVGDHAKNIAEYVVYLVKGIDVRHNPVEEIEKQAG; encoded by the coding sequence ATGTCCGAACATATTTCGAAGCAGTTCGATACCGAACTCGAATCGGTGCGCGGCAAGATCCTCGGCATGGCCGGGATGGTCGAAGAGCAGTTCCGCGACGCGATGAAGGCGCTCGAAGGCGGCGACGTGGATCTGATCGCCAAGGTACTGCAAACCGAGAACCAGGTGAACGCGCTGCACGTCGAGATCGACGACGACTGCATGCACATCATCGCCCGCCGCCAGCCGGCCGCCAGCGACCTGCGCATGGTGCTGACCGTGATCAAGGTGGTGAACGACCTCGAGCGCATCGGCGACAAGGCCGCCAAGATCGCCAACCGCGCCAAGCTGATCTACGCCGGCGGCCGCGTCAACGTGCCGCGCATGTCCGACCTCGGCTACCAGTCGGGCATCGCGCTGAACATGCTGCGCACCGCGCTCGACGGCTTCGCCCGGCTCGATCCGACCGTGGCCGGCCAGGTCGCCCGCGAGGATCTGCGCCTCGACGAGGAATTCAAGGCGATCCAGCGCCAGCTAATCACCTACATGATGGAAGACCCGCGCACCATCACGCTGGCGCTCGAGATCATCGAGATCGCCAAGGCGATCGAACGCGTCGGCGACCATGCCAAGAACATCGCCGAGTACGTGGTCTACCTGGTCAAGGGCATCGACGTGCGCCACAACCCGGTGGAAGAGATCGAGAAGCAGGCCGGCTGA